One region of Triticum aestivum cultivar Chinese Spring chromosome 6B, IWGSC CS RefSeq v2.1, whole genome shotgun sequence genomic DNA includes:
- the LOC123138950 gene encoding protein Rf1, mitochondrial has product MSRLQVRSYSSPVSSRANDLLTELHGHLGFGTLRPELAHQLFDEMLGQPVPVSVRALNGLFAALARAPPSTACTDGPALAVDLFNHMARAGRRWMTAPTIHTYNILIDCCHRACRPDLGPAFFGCLLKTGVTTSPITYSSLFKCLCDMKRTEALDILLHRIADDLPNVISYSVILKSFCDSGRSQLALDLLRVMAKKGGDRSPDVMSYNMVIDGFFKEGEVSKACDLFHEMIQQGVVPTEVTYSSIINALCKARAMDKAEVVLRHMVHNGAQPDVVTYTSLIKGYSTLGQLKEVARLLKVMRSQGVMPDVVTYTLVMDYLCKHGRIKEAEEIFYSMAVNGQKRDTVSYSIMLHGYAIEGSLVQMIDLCELMARDGVVPDLRCFNILINAYAKYGMMDAAMLFFEDMLKQGVKPNEFTYLTVISAFCKMGRMDDAVEKFNEMIDMGVPLDTEVYMCMVEGYFNLDDSIKAKEFITKLKNRDIHHRPRKGN; this is encoded by the coding sequence ATGTCACGCCTTCAGGTCCGCTCTTACTCTAGCCCCGTTTCCTCACGCGCCAACGATCTGCTGACCGAACTCCACGGCCATCTGGGCTTCGGGACGCTCAGGCCAGAGCTCGCGCACCAACTGTTCGACGAAATGTTGGGCCAACCTGTCCCAGTATCGGTGCGTGCACTCAACGGCTTATTTGCTGCACTCGCGCGTGCGCCGCCCTCAACCGCCTGCACTGATGGCCCTGCCCTCGCCGTTGATCTCTTCAACCATATGGCCCGAGCAGGCCGCCGCTGGATGACAGCACCCACCATTCACACCTACAACATACTAATTGACTGCTGCCACCGAGCATGCCGCCCAGACCTAGGGCCCGCCTTCTTCGGCTGCCTCCTCAAGACAGGAGTCACAACGAGCCCCATTACCTACAGCAGCCTATTCAAGTGCCTCTGTGACATGAAGCGCACAGAGGCTCTAGACATACTGCTCCATAGGATAGCCGACGACCTGCCTAATGTCATCTCCTACTCAGTGATTCTCAAGAGTTTCTGCGACAGTGGGAGGAGCCAGCTTGCGCTTGACCTGCTCCGGGTGATGGCCAAAAAAGGTGGTGACCGCTCTCCCGACGTGATGTCATACAACATGGTAATCGATGGCTTCTTTAAGGAGGGTGAAGTAAGCAAAGCATGCGATCTATTCCATGAAATGATACAACAGGGGGTAGTGCCTACTGAGGTGACATATAGCTCCATTATCAATGCGCTATGCAAAGCAAGAGCAATGGACAAAGCAGAGGTGGTCCTTCGACATATGGTTCATAATGGTGCCCAACCAGATGTTGTGACATATACTAGCCTGATCAAAGGATATTCAACTTTAGGCCAGTTAAAAGAAGTCGCTAGGTTGTTGAAAGTAATGAGAAGCCAAGGTGTTATGCCAGACGTTGTTACCTATACCTTAGTCATGGACTACCTTTGCAagcatggaagaatcaaagaaGCTGAGGAAATATTTTATTCCATGGCCGTGAATGGCCAAAAACGAGATACGGTCTCATACTCTATTATGCTCCATGGGTACGCTATAGAAGGATCCCTTGTTCAAATGATTGATCTCTGTGAGCTGATGGCAAGAGATGGAGTTGTACCTGACCTCCGTTGTTTCAACATACTGATTAATGCATATGCTAAGTATGGCATGATGGATGCGGCCATGCTTTTCTTTGAAGACATGTTGAAGCAGGGTGTGAAGCCTAATGAATTCACTTATTTAACTGTGATATCTGCATTTTGCAAGATGGGCAGGATGGATGATGCGGTGGAAAAATTCAATGAGATGATTGATATGGGAGTACCACTTGACACAGAAGTTTACATGTGCATGGTTGAGGGTTATTTTAATCTTGATGATTCCATAAAAGCCAAGGAATTTATTACCAAATTGAAGAACAGGGATATTCATCATAGGCCGCGGAAAGGTAATTGA